The proteins below come from a single Eremothecium sinecaudum strain ATCC 58844 chromosome II, complete sequence genomic window:
- the RKR1 gene encoding ubiquitin-protein ligase RKR1 (Syntenic homolog of Ashbya gossypii ABL058C; Syntenic homolog of Saccharomyces cerevisiae YMR247C (RKR1)), producing MSFGLNTFQQYSSGTGLGNNGVKVALSYFDGIPDQAHISSLRSSELQLIFKSLLKRDDTTKEKALAELLQLIENPSTDKHVLKDDILCLCWSQMYAKMVVNDLKSIRSAAHQITTRLIKLLKKDGTRYLKDFIPLLLSGLYDIDISVSRSTSANLLDCFNDDVSKIQALWKLFPEQILNYVREVIVVESEGTLSDERYVAKKDAELRYIRVVTGSILLLIHLLKACREGVEAHKDVYYEILSTESLWKLLSFKNNGSIKAYQAILQLMDVLMENGDFQNNEDVFKMAVKTFFKFMAQINSKNIIFVSQLLTRMVSTLVNLNRFQDGRIWSRSKSFKTTAFQFLLLSTEVSESSYYPKLYELYKGCKVFSYLTDWILLWRKHVEKEFGRKLQDRNSEQLLVECWKHYWAVVQDSEDHETRLTAQKEAIMLLHAKRLGDYPTLVDILMKVFPVELLSEEIKNKITTAKDIEDEDAIYIENLLTVLLSNSNNKESVRNLAKLVLGTLENGDDHSIEYGLRIFQRIINSGNTLAKEEVDAFAYQLPIFMNESRLELPSKILSDYSKSRFLDNPKDDTTLSIFSDYIIVIKQLDISKSQAFSLIDNLSRDILHALSGSSPDYIEFIDEYIRTYDFNDKQVFHSNLLSKNVLKKLYYRALSSGNMVPFASSLMKLPSEFYFEIFENTSFLDEIHNTLPKSLIEEVMSLLLPLVKENNNIAKRVAKSVLFEASSRKIGESDDLINYALRLIDANNTVVTELFPSDIGAAFINYVPKLDHSFAIYGPSDVVIHLLDISPEDKFDVEQAHKGLNYAFFLHSLVSTRADLQDDNLLLFFTMMSELEGHYRSINPKSRESSWHFQNTIFRQHLHFDPHDIFISIIEGFSDSKILNWLVSRHNSPVVIFYNCRILRSLLQRSFVSTSFTEYEERFNSNKFIQDIVRATNASYSERLFAATLLGSTTKFRVDSANLARTRNMLAAELIGLKGQTSVIKSTNIIILYLTLVRVETDNEDLTAEPVSAQRLNMLVSNIHSWLDSDYCYDDSFAEVRLALVMMVIEFLRYPSVQSKSQTFCDLAVRLLVDSLSLCQIPDTLFLSELGIAVLKLYQILAKLVAEDKIDDTTWSNNIEEVQEAIIQMGFNTTEINGNEPPIAFYNNLNIVLSAFPEKSFTPHFQLFMDMALSESNDLCLLRSAISVLRRLILAQQQEFVIEYELKKSNLGSESDTLNLTAELPESLIEKLINNMPHYLLEHENPAHFIRYLWYWHICLSYFKDVSYSIRHEYVNQLKKHGLIDDLLDFISEQIDLQDPEFRSANKAELIVHYDVLQESLFTEDVSLECKILMVSLLYEVFNNISAAPSHWWLNIKDRSLKTKIDTFVSTWVSPILINNELELVNQRVGKLTEQNDSLTIKINKITREIKAKYLIDDQNLELSFKLPSNYPLTNIQVIEGARVGVNEQKWKSWILSTQRVISSMEGSIIDSLELFTKNVKLQFSNFDDCAICYCILHAVDRKLPNKVCPTCNNRFHGACLYKWFKSSGNNTCPLCRGEIPFRR from the coding sequence ATGTCGTTTGGTTTGAATACGTTTCAGCAGTATTCCTCAGGAACAGGACTAGGAAATAATGGTGTTAAAGTAGCGCTCAGCTATTTTGATGGGATTCCAGATCAAGCTCATATTTCAAGCTTGCGGTCTAGCGAATTACAGCTTATATTTAAATCACTGCTAAAAAGGGATGATACTACCAAAGAGAAGGCATTGGCCGAGTTATTACAGTTAATTGAGAATCCATCTACAGATAAGCATGTGTTAAAGGATGATATACTGTGCCTTTGCTGGTCTCAGATGTATGCGAAGATGGTTGTGAATGATTTGAAGTCTATCCGGAGTGCTGCGCACCAAATTACCACTCGATTGATTAAGTTATTGAAAAAAGACGGTACGAGATACCTGAAGGATTTTATTCCTTTGCTGCTTTCGGGACTTTATGATATAGATATATCCGTTTCTAGGAGCACATCTGCCAACCTATTGGATTGTTTCAACGACGATGTATCGAAAATCCAGGCGTTGTGGAAATTGTTTCCCGAGCAAATACTCAACTATGTTCGGGAAGTTATTGTTGTAGAAAGCGAAGGCACTCTCTCGGATGAGAGATACGTAGCTAAGAAAGATGCTGAACTGAGATATATCCGAGTTGTCACCGGTTCTATATTGTTATTGATCCATTTGTTGAAGGCATGCAGAGAAGGCGTTGAAGCACACAAAGATGTTTACTATGAGATTCTTTCTACGGAAAGCCTTTGGAAATTGCTAAGCTTTAAAAACAATGGTAGCATAAAGGCATATCAAGCTATTCTACAATTAATGGATGTGTTGATGGAGAATGGTGATTTCCAGAACAATGAGGATGTTTTCAAGATGGCTGTGAAGACATTTTTTAAGTTTATGGCACAAATTAACAGTAAGAATATAATATTTGTCTCCCAGCTGCTAACTAGGATGGTTTCAACTCTTGTAAATCTAAACAGGTTCCAAGACGGCCGGATATGGTCGCGTAGCAAATCTTTTAAGACTACTGCATTTCAATTCCTTCTTCTCTCTACGGAGGTTTCAGAATCGAGTTATTATCCTAAGCTGTACGAATTATACAAAGGATGTAAAGTTTTCTCATATCTTACGGATTGGATACTTCTTTGGAGAAAGCATGTTGAAAAGGAATTTGGAAGAAAACTCCAGGACAGGAATAGTGAGCAACTACTGGTTGAGTGCTGGAAGCATTATTGGGCTGTAGTCCAAGATTCTGAAGATCATGAAACCCGTTTGACCGCACAAAAGGAGGCCATTATGCTCCTTCATGCGAAACGTCTTGGAGATTATCCTACTTTGGTCGATATACTAATGAAAGTTTTTCCTGTTGAGCTTCTATCGGAGGAaattaaaaataaaataacaACTGCTAAGGATATCGAAGATGAGGACGCAATTTATATTGAAAATTTGCTGACAGTTTTACTTTCTAATTCAAATAATAAGGAGTCCGTAAGAAACTTGGCAAAGCTCGTCCTCGGTACATTAGAAAATGGTGACGATCATTCTATAGAGTATGGTCTTCGCATATTCCAGAGGATTATTAACTCAGGGAATACTTTAGCAAAAGAAGAGGTAGATGCTTTTGCATATCAGTTACCCATATTTATGAATGAATCTAGGCTTGAACTTCCGTCAAAGATACTGTCTGACTACTCGAAATCAAGATTTTTAGATAACCCAAAAGATGATACTACGCTTTCTATCTTTTCAGACTATATTATAGTTATTAAGCAGTTGGATATCAGTAAGAGTCAAGCTTTCTCACTCATTGATAACCTTTCTCGTGACATACTACACGCTTTATCTGGTTCCTCTCCTGATTATATTGAGTTCATTGATGAATATATTCGAACATACGATTTCAATGATAAACAGGTTTTTCACTCAAATTTACTGTCTAAGAATGTCTTAAAGAAACTTTACTACAGAGCTCTGTCATCTGGTAATATGGTTCCATTTGCTTCCAGCTTAATGAAGCTTCCTAGTGAATTCTACTTCGAGATTTTTGAGAATACATCCTTCCTAGATGAAATTCATAATACTCTCCCCAAATCTCTAATAGAGGAGGTTATGAGTTTATTATTACCCCTTGTAAAGGAGAACAACAATATTGCTAAGCGTGTCGCTAAGTCAGTACTGTTTGAAGCTAGTTCCAGAAAGATTGGGGAGTCTGATGATCTGATTAACTATGCTTTAAGATTAATTGATGCAAATAATACTGTCGTAACGGAGTTATTTCCTTCTGACATCGGTGCGGCATTTATCAACTACGTACCAAAACTCGATCATAGTTTTGCAATTTATGGCCCATCAGATGTAGTTATACATCTATTGGACATTTCACCCGAGGACAAATTTGATGTTGAGCAGGCACATAAAGGTTTAAATTACGCTTTCTTCTTACATTCGTTGGTATCTACGCGTGCAGACTTGCAAGATGATAATCTTTTATTATTCTTTACAATGATGAGCGAATTGGAGGGTCATTATCGCTCTATAAATCCTAAGTCAAGAGAGTCGTCTTGGCATTTTCAGAATACAATATTCAGGCAGCATTTACACTTTGATCCGCatgatatatttatttcAATAATTGAAGGTTTTTCGGACTCTAAAATTTTAAATTGGCTTGTTTCGAGACATAATTCTCCAGTTGTTATATTTTATAATTGCAGAATCCTCAGAAGTTTACTGCAAAGATCTTTCGTTTCTACCTCCTTCACTGAATATGAGGAACGTTTCAATTCCAACAAGTTTATCCAGGATATAGTAAGAGCTACAAACGCTTCATATAGCGAAAGGTTGTTTGCTGCAACTTTATTGGGCTCCACTACAAAATTTCGTGTAGATAGTGCAAATTTAGCGAGGACAAGAAATATGTTGGCGGCCGAATTAATTGGACTAAAAGGTCAGACATCTGTGATAAAGTCAACCAATATTATCATATTATATCTTACTCTAGTGCGGGTTGAGACTGACAATGAGGATTTGACAGCTGAGCCAGTATCCGCTCAAAGACTTAATATGCTTGTTTCAAATATCCATTCCTGGCTAGATAGTGATTATTGTTATGATGATTCATTCGCTGAGGTAAGGTTGGCATTGGTGATGATGGTAATAGAATTTTTGAGGTATCCTTCAGTGCAAAGCAAAAGCCAGACATTCTGTGATTTAGCGGTGAGGCTTCTAGTAGATAGCCTAAGTCTTTGCCAGATTCCAGACACTTTATTTCTAAGTGAATTAGGCATTGCGGTGTTAAAACTATACCAAATTTTAGCAAAATTGGTTGCAGAAGATAAAATAGATGATACAACATGGTCCAATAATATTGAGGAGGTCCAAGAAGCTATAATTCAGATGGGTTTTAATACTACGGAAATTAACGGTAACGAGCCCCCTATCGCTTTCTACAATAACTTGAATATAGTCTTGTCAGCCTTTCCAGAAAAGAGCTTCACTCCTCATTTCCAGCTTTTTATGGATATGGCTTTGTCTGAATCTAATGACTTGTGCTTGTTAAGATCTGCAATTTCTGTTCTGCGGAGGTTAATATTAGCACAGCAACAGGAATTTGTGATAGAATATGAATTAAAGAAGAGCAATCTAGGTTCAGAATCAGATACACTAAACTTGACAGCAGAGTTACCAGAATCCCTGATAGAGAAGCTGATTAACAATATGCCACACTATCTGCTTGAACATGAGAATCCTGCTCATTTCATCAGGTACTTATGGTACTGGCACATCTGTTTATCTTACTTCAAAGATGTTTCCTACAGCATACGTCATGAATATGTCAATCAGTTAAAGAAACATGGGCTCATTGATGACCTCCTAGATTTTATTTCTGAGCAGATAGACCTACAAGATCCCGAATTCAGATCCGCTAATAAAGCAGAGTTGATAGTCCATTACGACGTTTTACAAGAGTCCCTATTTACTGAAGATGTTTCTTTAGAATGCAAAATACTTATGGTGAGTCTTCTTTACGAAGTATTCAACAATATTAGCGCGGCGCCAAGCCATTGGTGGCtaaatattaaagataGGTCACTGAAGACTAAAATTGACACTTTTGTTTCCACATGGGTTTCCCCGATATTAATCAATAATGAGTTAGAACTTGTAAACCAGAGAGTAGGCAAGCTAACTGAACAAAACGACAGTTTAACaattaaaataaacaaaatcACGAGAGAGATTAAGGCAAAGTACCTGATTGATGATCAAAATTTAGAGTTATCATTCAAACTACCCTCAAACTACCCATTGACAAATATTCAAGTTATAGAAGGCGCACGGGTTGGTGTTAACGAACAAAAATGGAAATCTTGGATTCTATCAACACAACGTGTTATTTCGAGCATGGAAGGTTCTATTATAGACTCGTTAGAGCTATTCACTAAAAACGTCAAATTACAATTTTCCAACTTTGATGACTGTGCCATTTGCTACTGTATTTTACATGCCGTTGATAGAAAGTTGCCCAATAAGGTGTGCCCTACCTGTAATAATAGATTTCATGGCGCTTGTTTATATAAATGGTTCAAGTCATCAGGCAATAACACATGCCCACTTTGTCGTGGCGAGATCCCTTTTAGACGCTAA
- the GNT1 gene encoding glucose N-acetyltransferase (Syntenic homolog of Saccharomyces cerevisiae YOR320C (GNT1) not in Ashbya gossypii; syntenic homolog of unannotated Eremothecium cymbalariae gene): MVAISRRQTRHISLAVILFVVVLVIYDGIIQFQLKQEFIYYKKYFKHKSSDMLNVYDPLNIKQIPAQTIDNLYNYAIANAEKSGKAIDWKKYAYVNYATNINYLCNTLMLFQNLITFGTKADLLLLLSSSLVDTQYEKYHEVQSMCKKLSQIAPDRVVIKTVDSLIKPGDFTSYSESLTKLLVFKQNEYERVIYMDSDSVVNDNMDELFFLPEHITFAAPISYWLFSEDDLKEAAKDISKEKRSTIDPSYLNDLKSRISASQSIYNILPNLPHSIYSNSKSVIEDVIKYSSLKSKLFGSLFKSKKNGVIFASNIMVIKPSNIYYMIEKSVLPHALVSETEYDMDVINERIFNLQQIIHDQFLSFREHKTRFIPKILVLPYSRYNILSGSLLREQLHPHLKNDMLGYKVNDITGKESQPDLKTIASKAKYVHFSDYPMGKPWTFGSADDIKCSLDGVAVNQENKQELCKLWSNVYEKYFEDKQICNI; this comes from the coding sequence ATGGTAGCTATCTCCCGGAGGCAAACAAGGCATATTTCTCTGGCCGTTATTTTGTTTGTTGTGGTATTGGTGATTTATGATGGGATTATTCAATTTCAGCTCAAGCAAGAGTTCATATATTACAAGAAGTACTTCAAACATAAGAGTTCTGATATGTTAAATGTCTATGATCCATTAAATATTAAACAGATCCCAGCTCAGACTATTGACAATCTTTATAACTATGCTATTGCGAACGCTGAAAAATCAGGTAAGGCAATTGATTGGAAGAAATATGCATATGTGAACTATGCTACTAATATAAACTACCTGTGCAATACCCTGATGTTATTCCAAAACCTTATAACCTTCGGAACGAAGGCTGATTTGCTTTTGTTGTTGTCAAGCAGTTTAGTTGATACCCAGTACGAAAAGTATCATGAGGTGCAGTCTATGTGTAAAAAGCTATCGCAAATAGCACCAGACAGGGTAGTTATTAAGACAGTTGATAGTCTTATAAAGCCTGGAGACTTCACCTCATACAGTGAGAGTTTGACAAAATTGCTGGTATTCAAGCAAAATGAGTATGAAAGGGTAATTTATATGGATAGCGATAGTGTTGTTAATGATAACATGGATGAGTTGTTCTTCCTACCAGAGCATATAACATTCGCAGCACCAATATCTTACTGGCTCTTTTCGGAAGACGATTTGAAGGAAGCTGCAAAGGATATCTCGAAGGAAAAACGGTCTACTATTGATCCTTCATATCTTAATGACCTAAAGAGCAGGATCTCTGCTTCCCAGAGTATCTACAACATCCTGCCAAATCTTCCCCATTCCATATATTCCAATTCCAAAAGTGTCATCGAAGATGTCATCAAATATTCCTCTTTAAAGTCAAAGTTATTTGGTTCTTTATTCAAAAGTAAGAAGAATGGCGTCATATTTGCAAGTAATATTATGGTCATCAAGCCATCAAATATTTATTACATGATCGAGAAGAGTGTACTGCCGCATGCCCTGGTTTCTGAGACAGAATATGATATGGATGTAATAAATGAAAGAATTTTCAACTTACAGCAGATAATTCATGACCAGTTTCTTTCGTTCAGGGAACATAAGACTAGATTTATACCCAAAATACTAGTTTTGCCATACAGCAGATACAATATTCTATCCGGATCACTTCTTCGGGAACAGCTACATCCACATCTGAAGAATGATATGCTGGGCTACAAAGTTAATGACATTACTGGGAAGGAGTCCCAGCCAGACCTCAAAACTATCGCATCGAAAGCTAAATACGTACACTTTAGCGACTATCCAATGGGTAAACCATGGACATTTGGATCTGCCGATGACATAAAATGCTCACTAGACGGCGTGGCCGTAAATCAGGAGAACAAACAGGAGCTCTGTAAGCTATGGAGTAACGTATACGAGAAATATTTCGAAGATAAACAGATATGCAATATCTAA
- the HSH49 gene encoding U2 snRNP complex subunit HSH49 (Syntenic homolog of Ashbya gossypii ABL059W; Syntenic homolog of Saccharomyces cerevisiae YOR319W (HSH49)) produces the protein MDQNNSCTIYVGNLDSEVTKQCLYELFVQMGPVARIRYPKDKVKQEYQGFAFIEYYKESDCDFAIKSLNNNVSLYGKVLKVRRTLENNKNIAPIITGAKLFVKNLDNTVDLQLLQKLFGKFGRMPLQPEIFTLKGGTLRCAYVYYTTFKDSDQALAKLNNQIVANKVISIDYAFKDGKPGEKHGDEIERLLDAEAQKHGVLDR, from the coding sequence ATGGATCAGAATAATTCGTGTACTATATACGTTGGTAACCTTGATAGTGAGGTCACAAAGCAATGCTTGTATGAGTTGTTTGTCCAAATGGGACCTGTTGCGCGTATAAGGTACCCCAAAGATAAGGTTAAACAGGAATATCAGGGCTTTGCTTTTATAGAATATTACAAGGAGAGTGACTGTGATTTTGCCATTAAGTCTTTAAACAACAACGTGAGTCTGTATGGTAAGGTGTTGAAGGTCAGAAGAACTTTGGAGAATAACAAGAATATTGCCCCAATAATTACAGGAGCCAAATTGTTTGTGAAGAATTTGGATAATACAGTTGACCTCCAACTGCTGCAGAAGCTATTTGGTAAATTTGGTCGAATGCCTCTCCAGCCTGAGATTTTTACGTTGAAAGGCGGAACGTTGAGGTGTGCATATGTATATTACACAACATTTAAAGACTCGGATCAAGCCCTGGCAAAACTTAATAACCAAATTGTGGCTAACAAAGTGATATCTATCGACTATGCGTTCAAAGATGGAAAACCCGGCGAAAAGCACGGTGATGAGATTGAAAGATTACTTGATGCGGAGGCTCAAAAGCATGGTGTGCTAGACAGGTAA
- the SPE2 gene encoding adenosylmethionine decarboxylase SPE2 (Syntenic homolog of Ashbya gossypii ABL061C; Syntenic homolog of Saccharomyces cerevisiae YOL052C (SPE2)), with protein sequence MTTMDQDAEHSFINHELSVNLDSTNAFEGPEKLLEIWFYPNEASIPNKKSLRSISLDDWSEMLDLMKCKVLSIKKTAKMDAFLLSESSMFVFDHKLTLKTCGTTTTLLCLEKLLRTVTEVLSWDFLHPVEGKYSPYKVFYSRRCFMFPHKQLSVHRSWSDEVNYLKGFFTSGSSYVIGPSDQCNHWKLYVTETNKDLETQVGPENKDETLEILMTGLDPKVAQKFYYDRTPSAGSTVTEGESGHTVGNQMTKITKLDAIYDNKTNSKLIQDSFAFTPCGYSANMMIDEKYYYNTHITPECDWSYASFESNLPVAEISAGTQTQLDIVNKVTSIFCPTDFCLTFFAKNTLNENFLSHTELLDEVPNYERKDKVIQYLDDYHLVYIRYTRAE encoded by the coding sequence ATGACTACTATGGATCAGGACGCAGAGCATTCGTTCATCAACCATGAACTCTCTGTTAATCTAGACTCTACAAATGCGTTCGAGGGCCCAGAGAAGCTTTTAGAAATATGGTTCTATCCCAATGAAGCGTCTATTCCAAACAAGAAAAGTTTGCGTTCTATATCTCTAGACGACTGGAGTGAAATGTTGGATCTAATGAAATGTAAGGTTTTGTCTATTAAGAAAACTGCGAAGATGGATGCTTTCTTATTAAGCGAATCGTCGATGTTTGTATTTGACCACAAGTTAACTTTAAAGACATGTGGTACGACAACGACCTTGCTATGCCTCGAAAAGTTGCTACGTACAGTGACTGAGGTCCTTTCGTGGGATTTCCTACACCCAGTTGAAGGAAAATATAGCCCTTACAAGGTGTTCTATTCTAGGAGATGCTTCATGTTCCCTCATAAACAGCTATCTGTCCACCGGAGCTGGTCTGACGAAGTTAACTACTTAAAAGGATTTTTCACCTCTGGCAGTTCTTATGTTATTGGCCCCAGCGACCAATGCAACCATTGGAAGTTGTATGTGACTGAAACTAATAAGGATCTCGAAACGCAGGTAGGCCCCGAAAATAAAGATGAGACGCTTGAAATCCTCATGACAGGACTAGACCCAAAGGTTGCTCAAAAATTCTATTACGACAGAACACCCAGTGCCGGTTCAACTGTCACCGAAGGCGAATCTGGACACACTGTGGGCAACCAAATGACCAAAATCACAAAATTAGACGCCATCTATGACAACAAGACCAATTCAAAGCTAATCCAAGACTCCTTTGCCTTTACTCCATGCGGCTACTCTGCTAATATGATGATAGACGAAAAGTACTACTATAATACCCATATCACTCCTGAATGCGACTGGTCTTACGCCTCTTTCGAAAGCAACCTACCAGTTGCTGAAATTTCCGCAGGCACACAGACGCAGTTGGATATAGTCAACAAAGTTACCAGCATATTTTGCCCTACTGATTTTTGTTTAACATTCTTCGCCAAGAACACGTTAAATGAGAACTTTCTATCCCACACCGAACTACTAGATGAGGTCCCTAACTACGAGCGTAAAGATAAGGTTATTCAGTACTTGGACGACTACCACCTTGTCTACATAAGATACACCCGTGCTGAGTAG